In one window of Candidatus Fonsibacter ubiquis DNA:
- the lepA gene encoding translation elongation factor 4, with the protein MSAQENIRNFAIIAHIDHGKSTFADRLIQKCGGLTEREMTTQVLDSMDLEKERGITIKAQTVRLNYKSKKDGKNYILNIIDTPGHVDFSYEVNRSLASCEGSLLIVDSTQGVEAQTLANVYQAMDNHHEIITVLNKIDLPASDVDRVKKQIQDVIGIDTSDALTASGKTGEGVDEILEAIVEKLPAPEGNKDLPLKALLVDSWYDSYLGVVILVRVLDGVIKKGMEILLMSTNTRHPVERVGVFTPKAENKEYLGSGEIGFIVTGIKDLSDTKIGDTITDYSNPIKEPLPGFKPSKPVVFCGLFPVDSTEYNLLRDSLAKLKLNDSSFVYEPENSAALGLGFRCGFLGLLHLEIIVQRLDREYNLNLITTTPGVVYKIYKHDGTVMDLQNPANMPEPNFIKSINEPWINATIILPDEHLGSIIKLCEEKRGKQKSLSYSGNRAVLSYELPLNEVVFDFYDKIKSISSGYASFDYELNDYREGDLIKLSILVNEEMVDALSMIIHKDFAVRQGRLMCERLKDLIPRHQFQIPIQAAIGGKVIARETISGYRKDVISRIHGGGARDRKKKLLEKQKKGKARMRQFGSVDIPQEAFIEVLKINKS; encoded by the coding sequence ATGTCTGCACAAGAAAATATAAGAAATTTTGCAATTATCGCTCATATAGATCACGGTAAATCTACCTTTGCTGATAGGTTAATTCAAAAATGTGGCGGTCTTACCGAACGTGAGATGACAACTCAAGTTCTAGACTCGATGGATTTAGAAAAAGAAAGAGGCATTACTATAAAAGCTCAAACAGTTAGATTAAATTATAAATCAAAAAAAGACGGTAAAAATTACATATTAAATATTATTGATACACCAGGGCATGTGGATTTTAGTTATGAGGTAAATAGGTCGCTTGCCTCATGTGAAGGATCATTACTTATTGTTGATAGTACCCAAGGTGTTGAAGCTCAAACCTTAGCGAATGTTTATCAGGCCATGGATAATCATCATGAAATTATAACAGTTTTAAATAAAATAGATTTACCAGCATCAGATGTTGATAGAGTAAAAAAACAAATTCAGGATGTTATAGGAATTGACACTTCAGATGCTTTAACAGCTTCTGGAAAAACAGGAGAAGGGGTAGACGAAATATTAGAAGCGATCGTTGAAAAGCTTCCTGCTCCAGAAGGAAATAAAGATTTACCTTTAAAAGCATTATTAGTTGATAGTTGGTATGATAGTTATTTAGGGGTAGTTATCTTGGTTAGGGTACTAGATGGTGTAATCAAAAAAGGAATGGAAATCCTCTTGATGTCTACAAATACAAGACATCCTGTTGAAAGAGTTGGTGTGTTTACTCCTAAAGCAGAAAATAAGGAATATTTAGGATCTGGAGAAATTGGTTTTATTGTAACAGGCATCAAGGATCTCTCGGATACAAAAATTGGAGATACGATAACTGATTATTCAAACCCTATAAAAGAGCCATTACCAGGATTTAAGCCAAGTAAACCAGTGGTATTTTGCGGATTATTTCCAGTTGATAGCACCGAATATAATCTATTAAGAGACAGTCTTGCAAAATTAAAACTAAACGACTCTAGTTTTGTTTATGAGCCTGAAAATTCTGCCGCCTTAGGACTGGGTTTTAGATGTGGTTTTTTAGGACTTCTTCATCTTGAAATTATTGTTCAAAGATTAGATCGTGAATATAATCTAAATTTAATTACCACAACGCCGGGTGTTGTTTATAAAATCTACAAACATGATGGCACGGTTATGGATCTTCAAAACCCAGCTAATATGCCAGAACCAAATTTTATTAAATCTATTAATGAACCTTGGATAAATGCAACAATAATTCTTCCAGATGAACATCTGGGCTCAATTATAAAATTATGTGAAGAAAAAAGAGGAAAGCAAAAAAGTTTAAGTTATTCAGGAAATCGTGCAGTACTATCTTATGAATTACCATTAAATGAAGTTGTTTTTGATTTTTACGATAAGATCAAATCTATTTCTAGCGGTTATGCAAGTTTTGATTATGAATTGAATGACTATAGAGAAGGTGATCTAATTAAATTATCCATATTAGTAAATGAGGAGATGGTTGATGCATTATCTATGATCATTCATAAAGATTTCGCTGTAAGACAAGGAAGATTAATGTGCGAAAGATTAAAAGACTTAATACCAAGGCACCAATTTCAGATACCAATCCAAGCTGCAATTGGCGGAAAAGTTATAGCAAGAGAAACAATCTCAGGTTATAGAAAAGATGTTATTAGTAGAATCCATGGCGGAGGCGCAAGAGATCGAAAGAAAAAACTTTTAGAGAAACAAAAAAAAGGAAAGGCCAGAATGAGACAGTTTGGTAGTGTAGATATACCACAAGAAGCATTTATAGAGGTATTAAAGATTAATAAAAGTTAA
- a CDS encoding DUF4422 domain-containing protein — MTNLEIYCITHKKLDLIEKLELIPFGVGNFSYPSNYLSDNSGINIANKNINYGDMTFHYWYWKNRNPKSINKWIGVSQYRRFFTKLEFRERIINSNLNFNIFPEELNNILIKKLPLEWDNFDVVLCDPIDLSNVKFSKLFKRGFRSIVKDPSIIFNKNKRTLKLHFDMHCGHGNLAEAAKLLNNNDRNDFIEYCDNETSFVGANSCFFVREKILDHLYPVLFQWLFRCEEEIFKYKDINNEYGLKRIYTFLAERFIPFWFRKYYKTITWPWIYYDLSLENFSRNK; from the coding sequence ATGACAAATTTAGAAATTTACTGTATTACTCACAAAAAATTAGATTTAATAGAAAAATTAGAACTCATACCCTTTGGAGTTGGTAACTTTTCTTATCCTTCAAATTATTTAAGTGATAACTCTGGCATTAATATTGCAAATAAAAATATTAATTATGGGGATATGACCTTTCATTATTGGTATTGGAAGAATAGAAATCCGAAATCCATTAATAAATGGATTGGTGTTTCACAATATAGGCGTTTTTTTACTAAATTAGAATTTAGAGAGAGAATTATTAACTCTAATCTTAATTTTAATATTTTTCCGGAAGAACTGAATAATATCTTAATTAAAAAGTTACCTTTAGAATGGGATAATTTTGATGTTGTATTATGCGATCCAATTGATCTTTCAAATGTTAAATTTTCTAAACTTTTTAAAAGAGGTTTTAGATCAATAGTTAAAGATCCGAGTATTATTTTTAATAAAAATAAACGAACATTGAAATTACATTTTGATATGCATTGTGGGCATGGAAACTTAGCTGAGGCCGCTAAATTGTTAAATAATAATGATAGAAATGATTTTATCGAATATTGCGATAATGAAACATCATTTGTTGGAGCAAATAGCTGTTTTTTTGTTCGAGAAAAAATTTTAGATCATTTGTATCCAGTCTTATTTCAATGGTTATTTAGATGTGAAGAAGAAATTTTTAAATATAAAGATATTAATAATGAATATGGTCTCAAGAGAATATATACATTTTTAGCAGAGAGGTTTATTCCTTTTTGGTTTAGAAAATATTATAAAACAATTACTTGGCCTTGGATTTACTACGATTTAAGTTTAGAGAATTTTTCACGTAATAAGTAA
- a CDS encoding glycosyl transferase family 17 — protein sequence MKIYDCITFYNENFLTNARFEILNDVVDYFIVSESKYDHSGKKKKKNFYLINQKFKNKVRYILIKDNFPNTRDPWSSESYQRERIFDGLYDALPDDLIMYSDSDEIPDPNVLKNITLNKKFGIFMMKFFSYKINIFNKYNSPWEGTKICKRKDLTSFTFLRKKIRKDNLKKPFWKFYIEKNIELFNKAGWHFNNLYTPAIISSKLKAFPHTEFSGNEFSSVKVIKKKIQTYQDLFNRNHMYNKIKINNDYPKFIINNLKKFKKYIEPY from the coding sequence ATGAAAATATACGACTGTATAACTTTTTATAATGAAAATTTTTTAACAAATGCAAGATTTGAAATTTTAAATGATGTAGTTGATTATTTTATTGTAAGCGAGTCTAAGTATGATCATTCAGGAAAAAAAAAAAAAAAAAATTTTTATTTAATTAATCAAAAATTTAAAAATAAAGTAAGATATATTTTAATTAAAGATAATTTTCCAAATACTAGAGATCCCTGGAGTAGCGAATCTTACCAAAGAGAAAGAATTTTTGATGGACTATATGATGCTTTGCCTGATGATTTAATTATGTATTCGGATTCTGATGAAATTCCTGATCCAAATGTATTAAAAAATATAACATTAAATAAAAAATTTGGAATTTTTATGATGAAATTTTTTTCATATAAAATTAATATTTTTAATAAATATAATTCGCCATGGGAGGGAACTAAAATTTGCAAAAGAAAAGATTTAACATCTTTTACTTTTTTAAGAAAAAAAATAAGAAAAGATAATTTAAAAAAACCATTTTGGAAATTTTATATCGAAAAAAATATCGAGCTTTTCAACAAAGCTGGTTGGCATTTTAACAATTTATATACGCCTGCTATTATATCTAGTAAGCTTAAAGCATTTCCTCATACTGAATTTTCCGGGAATGAATTCTCATCAGTTAAAGTTATAAAAAAAAAGATTCAAACTTATCAAGATCTTTTTAATAGAAATCATATGTATAATAAGATTAAAATTAATAACGATTATCCGAAATTTATAATTAATAATTTAAAAAAGTTTAAAAAATATATCGAACCATATTAA
- the rfbB gene encoding dTDP-glucose 4,6-dehydratase, with amino-acid sequence MKKVIITGGLGFIGSNLINILKNKYFIINIDKVTYASNFNNINPYIKNYRFYKADINDKIFIKNILKKYNPSIIFNLAAETHVDRSIDGPEKFIKSNILGVFNLLESIRNYQKKIKLIHISTDEVYGDVKKNYKSKEEDAYRPSSPYSATKASGDLLIKSYIRTYKIPAIITNCCNNFGPNQYPEKLIPTIIYNILNQKPIPIYGKGQNIREWIYVEDHCDALIRIAEDGIIGENYNIGSGVLLNNIDIAKKIIFAIKKIIHHSNIISKIKLVRDRPGHDLRYSLNSTKIKNQLKWECKSSFKERINETIVWYINKFKTNHFKNDDFKYRTGLKI; translated from the coding sequence ATGAAAAAAGTTATTATAACTGGAGGATTAGGATTTATAGGCAGTAATCTTATTAATATTCTTAAAAATAAATATTTTATTATTAACATAGATAAAGTAACTTATGCTTCAAATTTTAATAATATTAATCCCTACATAAAAAACTATAGATTTTATAAAGCAGATATTAACGATAAAATTTTTATAAAAAATATTTTAAAAAAGTATAACCCATCTATAATTTTTAATCTTGCTGCCGAAACTCATGTTGATAGATCAATTGACGGACCTGAAAAGTTCATAAAAAGTAATATTCTCGGTGTTTTTAATCTTCTTGAGTCAATTAGAAATTACCAAAAAAAAATCAAATTAATACATATCTCAACTGATGAAGTATATGGAGATGTTAAAAAAAATTATAAATCAAAAGAAGAGGATGCGTATAGACCTAGTTCACCTTATTCTGCCACCAAAGCAAGTGGTGATCTTTTGATAAAATCTTATATTCGGACGTATAAAATTCCAGCTATAATAACTAATTGTTGTAATAACTTTGGACCAAACCAATATCCAGAAAAACTTATACCAACAATAATTTATAATATATTAAATCAAAAACCTATTCCTATTTATGGAAAAGGACAGAATATAAGAGAGTGGATTTATGTTGAAGATCATTGTGATGCTCTTATCAGAATTGCAGAAGATGGAATTATTGGAGAAAATTATAATATTGGTAGCGGAGTCCTATTAAATAATATTGATATTGCAAAAAAAATAATATTTGCCATTAAAAAAATAATCCATCACTCAAATATTATAAGTAAAATAAAACTTGTTCGGGATAGACCGGGTCACGATCTACGATATTCTTTAAATTCCACTAAAATAAAAAATCAGTTAAAATGGGAGTGCAAATCAAGTTTTAAAGAGAGAATTAACGAAACAATTGTGTGGTATATAAATAAATTTAAAACTAACCATTTTAAGAATGATGATTTCAAATACCGCACGGGACTTAAAATATGA
- a CDS encoding methyltransferase domain-containing protein encodes MRFIRNFFRKLKYKIRFLGKNNQKLVNYFVSSNITNKKLTELMNYYGSDKGGVNKDHNFSDYYSEIFFHKKNDEIILLEVGLGSNNLTIPSNMGADGSPLASLRAWRDYFKNGKIYGADIDKNILKNEERIKTYFVDQREQESINNLFKNINEKKFDIIIDDGLHEYSANICLLENSFKYLNSKGIYIIEDVFFKDKNKFLNYLNKKNYNFSIIDIYHEYNISNNCLITIYK; translated from the coding sequence ATGAGATTTATAAGAAATTTTTTTAGAAAATTAAAATATAAAATTCGTTTTCTAGGAAAGAATAATCAAAAGCTAGTGAATTATTTTGTATCCTCAAATATTACAAATAAAAAATTAACTGAACTAATGAATTATTATGGTAGTGATAAAGGAGGTGTTAATAAAGATCATAATTTTAGTGATTACTATTCAGAAATTTTTTTTCATAAAAAAAATGATGAAATTATATTATTGGAAGTTGGTTTAGGAAGTAATAATTTAACAATTCCAAGTAACATGGGAGCGGATGGAAGCCCTTTAGCTTCTTTACGCGCATGGAGAGATTATTTTAAAAATGGAAAGATTTACGGGGCCGATATTGATAAGAATATTTTAAAGAATGAAGAGAGAATAAAAACTTATTTTGTTGATCAAAGAGAGCAAGAATCTATAAACAATTTGTTTAAAAATATAAACGAAAAAAAATTTGATATCATAATTGATGATGGATTACATGAGTACAGTGCCAATATATGTCTATTAGAAAATTCGTTTAAATATCTAAATAGTAAAGGGATTTATATAATTGAGGATGTTTTTTTTAAAGATAAAAATAAATTTTTAAATTATCTTAATAAAAAAAATTATAACTTTTCAATTATTGATATCTACCATGAATATAATATTTCGAATAATTGTTTAATTACTATTTATAAATAA
- a CDS encoding NAD-dependent epimerase/dehydratase family protein — MGVALITGSSGLVGSEAVSFLSNNGLDVVGIDNNFRSYFFGKKASTNKNKIKLIKKFKEYKHYNYDIRNYTKLTSIFSKFKKNIRLIIHAAAQPSHDWAVKQPHVDFSINAVGTLNMLELTKLYCPDAVFIFVSTNKVYGDTPNKINLKEKNLRWDLEKNHKFYEGINESMTIDNSLHSLFGVSKCSGDLLVQEYGKNIGLKTGVFRAGCITGPQQSGAELHGFLNYLVKVNLSKSVYNIFGFKGKQVRDNIHSYDLVNCFWHFFNNPKKGEVYNIGGTRKNSCSILEAIEKVQKISNIDFKYIVNKESRVGDHKWYITDIKKFKADYKNFKFKYSLEKILEEIIDYSS, encoded by the coding sequence ATGGGTGTAGCATTAATAACAGGTTCTTCAGGTTTGGTGGGCTCAGAAGCTGTTAGTTTTTTATCAAATAACGGATTAGATGTTGTTGGCATAGATAATAATTTTAGAAGTTATTTTTTTGGAAAAAAAGCCAGTACTAACAAAAATAAGATTAAGTTAATTAAAAAATTTAAAGAATATAAGCATTATAATTATGATATTAGAAATTATACAAAATTAACAAGCATTTTTTCTAAGTTTAAAAAAAATATTAGATTAATAATTCATGCTGCTGCTCAACCTTCACATGATTGGGCAGTTAAGCAGCCTCATGTAGACTTTTCCATTAATGCAGTTGGAACTTTGAATATGTTAGAATTAACAAAACTATATTGTCCCGATGCAGTTTTTATTTTTGTTTCTACAAATAAAGTATATGGAGATACGCCAAATAAAATTAACCTAAAAGAAAAAAATTTGAGATGGGATTTAGAAAAAAATCATAAATTTTATGAGGGAATTAACGAAAGTATGACAATAGATAATTCGTTACATAGTTTATTTGGCGTTTCAAAATGTTCTGGTGATTTATTAGTACAGGAGTATGGTAAAAATATAGGTTTAAAAACGGGAGTCTTTCGAGCCGGATGTATTACAGGTCCGCAACAATCGGGAGCAGAACTTCATGGTTTTTTGAATTATTTAGTTAAAGTTAATTTATCAAAATCTGTTTACAACATTTTTGGTTTTAAGGGCAAACAAGTTAGAGACAATATTCATAGTTATGATTTAGTAAATTGTTTTTGGCATTTTTTCAATAACCCAAAAAAAGGTGAAGTTTATAATATTGGCGGCACTAGAAAAAATAGTTGTTCAATATTAGAAGCTATAGAAAAAGTTCAGAAAATTTCTAATATTGACTTCAAATATATTGTAAACAAAGAATCAAGAGTTGGTGATCATAAATGGTACATTACTGATATCAAAAAATTTAAAGCAGACTATAAAAACTTTAAATTTAAGTATTCTCTAGAAAAAATCTTAGAGGAAATAATTGATTATAGTTCTTAA
- a CDS encoding CmcI family methyltransferase, giving the protein MFSLIKNFIEKKIWIFKNKRSLKNWYKRNFTSPSPTFIKLKILFNYNIKNALWIETGTFYGETTAYLSKIAKKVISIEADPRLYSLAKIKFSRSTNVEIINSTSQLILNQILATENSNQNICIYLDAHLCYDHINNSPTFGEEENSTCISEELKILNLYIKKFNNIKIFIDDIRLFGSSFHNYPSLNLLVDFCKSNNLKWTIEHDIFIASKI; this is encoded by the coding sequence ATGTTTTCTCTTATTAAAAATTTTATTGAAAAAAAAATATGGATCTTCAAAAATAAAAGATCTTTAAAAAATTGGTATAAACGAAATTTTACCAGCCCTTCGCCTACATTTATAAAACTTAAGATATTATTCAATTATAATATAAAAAACGCATTGTGGATTGAAACTGGAACATTTTATGGTGAAACAACAGCTTATCTATCTAAAATAGCTAAAAAAGTAATATCTATCGAAGCCGATCCAAGATTATATTCTTTAGCTAAAATAAAATTTAGTCGTTCTACTAATGTTGAAATAATAAATTCAACAAGCCAACTAATTTTAAATCAAATTCTTGCTACAGAAAATTCAAATCAAAATATATGTATATATTTAGATGCTCATCTTTGTTATGATCACATTAATAATTCTCCAACATTCGGAGAAGAAGAAAATAGTACTTGTATATCCGAAGAATTAAAAATATTAAATTTATATATAAAAAAATTTAATAATATTAAAATCTTTATAGATGATATCAGGTTATTTGGATCTAGTTTTCATAACTATCCCTCACTCAATTTGTTAGTTGATTTTTGCAAGTCTAATAATTTAAAGTGGACTATTGAACATGATATATTTATTGCGTCAAAAATTTGA
- the rfbA gene encoding glucose-1-phosphate thymidylyltransferase RfbA, whose amino-acid sequence MIKKGIILAGGSGSRLSPLTKIVNKQLLPLYDKPLIFYPLSILMLTEIRNILIIHNPNDESNFRKILGDGSGFGIKIQYKIQDKPNGLPEAFIVGEEFIKKESVALILGDNFFYGQGFSKRLKNFAKNNFGSTIFTYSVNNPKDYGIVETHRNKILNIKEKPKKTSSKQAITGLYFFDSNVVNFSKKLKPSKRNELEIVDLIKIYLKNKKLKVEEIGRGSAWMDTGSIDGLFETSQFISSIEKRQGQKIACLEEIALNKKWISRSSIKKQINFYGNCEYSRYLKKLI is encoded by the coding sequence ATGATTAAAAAAGGAATAATATTAGCTGGCGGAAGCGGTTCAAGATTAAGTCCATTGACCAAGATAGTTAATAAGCAACTTCTACCTTTGTATGATAAACCATTAATATTTTATCCACTATCAATTTTAATGCTTACTGAAATAAGAAATATATTAATTATTCATAATCCAAATGATGAAAGTAATTTCAGAAAAATATTAGGAGATGGATCAGGTTTTGGAATAAAAATTCAGTATAAAATACAGGATAAGCCAAACGGTTTACCAGAAGCTTTTATAGTAGGTGAAGAATTTATAAAAAAAGAAAGCGTAGCTTTAATACTTGGAGACAATTTTTTTTATGGACAGGGTTTTTCTAAAAGACTTAAAAATTTTGCAAAAAATAATTTTGGATCAACAATTTTTACTTATTCTGTAAACAATCCAAAAGACTACGGTATTGTAGAAACTCATAGAAATAAAATATTAAATATCAAAGAAAAACCAAAAAAAACATCATCTAAACAAGCAATAACTGGTCTATATTTTTTTGATAGCAATGTTGTAAATTTTTCAAAAAAATTAAAACCTTCAAAAAGAAATGAATTAGAAATAGTTGATTTAATAAAAATCTATTTAAAAAATAAAAAACTTAAAGTAGAGGAAATTGGAAGAGGTAGCGCATGGATGGATACTGGCAGTATTGATGGACTTTTCGAAACATCGCAATTCATCTCGAGCATAGAAAAGAGGCAAGGTCAAAAAATTGCTTGCTTGGAAGAAATAGCTCTAAATAAGAAATGGATATCGAGATCTTCAATTAAAAAACAAATTAATTTTTATGGGAATTGCGAATACTCAAGATATCTAAAAAAGTTAATTTAA
- a CDS encoding methyltransferase, with translation MENALKNLAKKYCTDKNSLHNYMDIYNLYFLPFKESNINLLEIGIGGENNYKTGGASLKMWEEFFPNGKIYGIDIYEKKFCETKRIKTFLGSQSDNKFLESVFKVTGELDFIIDDGSHLNKDVIKTFLFLFKKLKNGGYYIIEDTQTSYMLNYGGDGFYLNNKNNHINFFKTLVDKINYQEIENPFFNKDYFCENITEIHFYHNLIVVKKMTNCEPSNILVNNFKPIKGKTFLNLRKKIKFIKYFIYYFRSVIYKFLDLLKI, from the coding sequence ATGGAAAACGCTCTAAAAAATTTAGCTAAAAAATATTGTACCGATAAAAATTCCTTACATAATTATATGGATATTTATAATTTATATTTTTTACCCTTTAAAGAAAGTAATATTAATTTACTTGAAATAGGTATCGGAGGAGAAAATAACTATAAAACTGGTGGAGCTTCATTAAAAATGTGGGAAGAATTTTTTCCAAATGGTAAAATTTATGGCATTGATATTTATGAAAAAAAATTTTGCGAAACAAAAAGAATTAAAACATTTCTTGGTTCACAATCTGATAATAAATTTCTTGAGAGCGTATTTAAAGTCACAGGTGAATTAGATTTTATTATTGATGATGGTTCTCATTTAAATAAAGATGTTATTAAAACATTTTTATTTTTATTTAAAAAATTAAAAAATGGAGGATATTATATAATAGAGGATACTCAAACTTCTTATATGTTAAATTATGGAGGTGATGGTTTTTATTTAAATAACAAAAATAATCACATTAATTTTTTTAAAACATTAGTGGATAAGATAAACTATCAAGAAATAGAAAACCCTTTTTTTAATAAAGATTATTTCTGCGAAAATATTACTGAAATACATTTTTATCATAATCTAATTGTTGTAAAAAAAATGACAAATTGCGAACCAAGTAATATTTTAGTAAATAACTTTAAGCCAATAAAAGGTAAAACCTTTCTAAATTTAAGAAAAAAAATAAAATTTATTAAATATTTTATTTATTATTTCAGGTCGGTAATTTACAAATTTTTAGATTTATTAAAAATATAA